One stretch of Streptomyces peucetius DNA includes these proteins:
- a CDS encoding WhiB family transcriptional regulator has translation MDDWRDDAACRDEDPDLFFPIGTTGPALMQEAEAKAVCGRCPVREPCLRWAVEAGQDLGIWGGTNGTERRRLKRRAARRSR, from the coding sequence ATGGACGACTGGCGTGACGACGCGGCATGCCGCGACGAGGACCCCGACCTCTTCTTCCCCATCGGAACCACCGGACCGGCGCTCATGCAGGAGGCCGAGGCCAAGGCCGTCTGCGGCCGCTGCCCGGTGCGGGAGCCGTGTCTGCGATGGGCGGTGGAGGCAGGTCAGGACCTCGGGATCTGGGGAGGTACGAACGGAACCGAACGACGCAGGCTGAAGCGGCGTGCCGCCCGCCGCAGCCGCTGA
- a CDS encoding PRC-barrel domain containing protein has translation MWVYPADSGYAPARDLTGFTVEAPDGVLGRVDRQSDRQGMQHLVVDTGAWVFGRSVLVPAGFVRRINPSERTVTVVATKDQIKNAPRFTTDSQTADSAYLADVARYYAGLGLADPSAQ, from the coding sequence ATGTGGGTCTACCCGGCCGACAGCGGCTACGCTCCGGCACGGGACCTGACCGGGTTCACCGTGGAGGCACCGGACGGGGTGCTGGGCCGTGTCGACCGGCAGTCCGACAGGCAGGGGATGCAGCACTTGGTCGTCGACACCGGGGCGTGGGTCTTCGGACGGAGCGTACTGGTCCCCGCCGGCTTCGTCCGGCGGATCAACCCCAGTGAGCGGACGGTCACGGTGGTGGCCACCAAGGACCAGATCAAGAACGCTCCCCGGTTCACCACAGACAGTCAGACGGCGGACAGCGCCTATCTCGCCGACGTGGCCCGCTACTACGCCGGACTCGGCCTCGCGGACCCGTCCGCTCAGTGA